One window from the genome of Chaetodon trifascialis isolate fChaTrf1 chromosome 20, fChaTrf1.hap1, whole genome shotgun sequence encodes:
- the mrps2 gene encoding small ribosomal subunit protein uS2m, which produces MTFHGAQASMAARALTKGLLWLRQSRAVTVGYSSVGHQYTTAASIESPQQQTSDVTEQIINRPLENPDFFRVSELFSLKDLFNARVHLGHKKGCRHRLMEPYLYGCRLDHDIIDLDQTVEHLQLALNFTAHVAYRGGIILFVSRRRQFCHLVESTAKDCGEYAHTRYWRGGLLTNGPIQYGPGVRLPDLIIFLSTLNNVFQQHVGIRDAAKMNIPTVGVVDSNCNPSLVTYPVPGNDDTPVAMELYCRLFKMTIKRAKDRRKQMELLYSLSAPSTHVIDS; this is translated from the exons ATGACCTTCCATGGTGCTCAAGCAAGCATGGCGGCCCGGGCACTGACGAAAG GCCTTTTGTGGCTACGACAGTCACGAGCTGTTACAGTCGGATACTCCAGTGTCGGACATCAATACACCACTGCAGCGTCCATCGaatcacctcaacaacaaactagCGATGTTACAG AACAAATAATAAACCGGCCACTTGAGAACCCGGATTTTTTCCGTGTGTCAGAGTTGTTCTCGTTAAAAGACCTGTTCAACGCCAGAGTGCATCTTGGCCATAAAAAAGGTTGCAGACACAG GCTTATGGAACCTTACCTCTATGGTTGCCGTTTGGACCATGACATAATTGATCTCGACCAGACTGTGGAGCACCTTCAGCTAGCCCTGAACTTCACTGCCCATGTGGCGTATCGTGGTGGCATCATACTGTTTGTCAGCCGCCGCCGTCAGTTTTGCCACCTGGTGGAGAGCACTGCTAAGGATTGTGGGGAGTACGCCCACACGCGGTACTGGCGGGGCGGCCTCCTTACCAACGGTCCCATCCAATACGGACCAGGAGTCCGCTTACCAGACCTCATCATTTTCCTTTCCACTCTCAACAATGTGTTTCAGCAGCATGTAGGTATCAGAGACGCAGCAAAGATGAACATTCCCACAGTGGGTGTGGTGGACTCAAACTGCAACCCCAGCCTGGTGACATACCCTGTGCCTGGGAATGATGACACTCCAGTTGCCATGGAGCTGTACTGTCGCTTATTCAAGATGACTATCAAACGTGCCAAGGACAGAAGGAAACAAATGGAGCTACTGTACAGCCTGTCAGCACCCTCCACACATGTAATAGATTCTTAA
- the dipk1b gene encoding divergent protein kinase domain 1B → MMPRALRRLVHLVLFCPLSKGLQSRLPAIKVKYLLLAWLGILIASWVIYMQYASYSELCRGHVCHMVICDHYRRGIISGSSCKALCDQRTLTLQRCMSTSSIHQVYSGLWKERPVVIKCGIEDPVKTDGAPDSMLRQEMSLFDKPTRGTSMDEFKEMLHSFLKANLGEQSSLSTLVDRVITLADVNQDGKVSLAEAKSIWALLQINEFLLMVALQEKEHTPKLLGFCGDLYVTERVGHSSLYRLEVPHYLQALVPEALSSSLNHWLAPAWPRRARITIGLLEFVEEVFHGSYGSFLICDASPRHVGYNAKYDCKMANLRSVASEAVVRGFLRGRRCETNADCTYGRDCTATCDRLVKQCNTEVVQPNLAKVCVLLQDFLLFGAPSDLRGDLEKQLRTCVTLSGLASQMEVHHSLVLNNLKTLLWKKISNTQYS, encoded by the exons ATGATGCCCAGAGCTTTGCGGAGACTGGTTCATCTGGTGCTCTTCTGCCCGCTGTCCAAAGGGCTGCAG AGTCGTCTCCCAGCCATTAAGGTGAAGTACCTTCTCCTGGCATGGCTGGGCATCCTCATTGCCAGCTGGGTCATCTATATGCAGTATGCCTCTTACTCAGAGCTGTGCCGCGGGCATGTGTGCCATATGGTCATT TGTGATCACTATAGAAGGGGCATAATATCAGGCTCGTCCTGCAAGGCGTTGTGTGATCAAAGGACTCTAACCCTGCAGCGCTGCATGTCCACCTCCTCCATACACCAG GTGTACAGTGGATTGTGGAAGGAGAGACCTGTTGTGATCAAGTGTGGTATTGAGGATCCAGTGAAGACTGACGGGGCTCCAGACTCGATGCTGAGACAAGAGATGAGCCTGTTTGACAAACCCACTCGTGGAACCTCTATGGATGAATTTAAAGAGATGCTGCATAGTTTCCTCAAG GCTAACCTTGGTGAGCAGTCATCTTTGAGTACCTTGGTGGACCGGGTCATAACTCTGGCCGATGTCAATCAGGATGGCAAAGTGTCTCTTGCAGAAGCCAAGTCTATCTGGGCTCTTCTCCAGATCAATGAGTTCctcctgatggtggcgctgcaGGAGAAGGAGCACACCCCCAAGCTGCTGGGCTTCTGTGGAGACTTGTATGTGACAGAACGCGTGGGCCACAGCTCCCTCTACAGGCTAGAAGTGCCTCATTACCTGCAGGCTCTGGTCCCAGAGGCTTTGAGCTCCAGCCTGAACCACTGGCTCGCACCAGCCTGGCCCCGCAGGGCTCGCATCACCATTGGCCTGCTGGAGTTTGTGGAGGAGGTCTTCCACGGGTCCTATGGGAGTTTCCTAATATGTGACGCCAGTCCTCGCCATGTGGGCTATAATGCAAAATATGACTGCAAGATGGCCAACCTGCGCAGTGTGGCATCTGAGGCCGTTGTGCGGGGATTCTTGAGGGGCCGGCGCTGTGAGACTAACGCAGACTGTACCTATGGCCGGGACTGCACGGCCACCTGTGACCGACTAGTGAAGCAGTGTAATACTGAGGTTGTGCAGCCCAATCTtgcaaaggtgtgtgtgcttttgcagGATTTCCTGCTGTTTGGAGCACCTTCAGACCTCCGGGGGGATCTGGAAAAGCAGCTACGCACCTGTGTGACACTCAGCGGTCTGGCAAGCCAGATGGAGGTGCATCACTCACTAGTCCTTAACAACCTGAAGACTTTACTGTGGAAGAAAATTTCTAACACTCAGTACTCTTGA